The proteins below are encoded in one region of Ferroplasma acidiphilum:
- a CDS encoding SPFH domain-containing protein — protein MVAIDVGEVILILVLIIIVAIILSGIHILKEWQRAPVLTLGRYTGLKGPGLVYVTPIISKITVVLSTRIQAVAFKTESTFTQDNVPVNVDAVMYFQIIDPDKAVLNVENYAAATQLAAQTTLREVLGKSSFDEILSEREKIGESARQIIDEKTEHWGVKVSSVEIRDVLVPQTLQDAMSRQAAAERERRSRVTLALAEVEAAGKMVDAAKQYANNPTAFQLRWMDIVYQIGLEGKGSLIMIPQNVPTVGDTSQFFTATALNNILSKSTGNVGNSTNSGSKE, from the coding sequence ATGGTAGCTATTGATGTTGGAGAAGTTATTTTAATTCTTGTACTGATTATAATTGTAGCAATTATACTATCGGGAATTCATATATTGAAAGAATGGCAGAGGGCCCCGGTTTTAACACTGGGAAGATATACAGGATTGAAAGGGCCGGGGCTTGTTTATGTGACGCCTATTATAAGTAAAATTACTGTAGTGCTTTCCACGAGGATACAGGCCGTGGCTTTTAAAACAGAATCTACATTTACACAGGATAATGTTCCAGTAAATGTCGATGCAGTTATGTATTTTCAGATCATTGACCCGGACAAAGCAGTGTTAAATGTTGAAAATTATGCGGCTGCAACACAGCTCGCAGCACAGACAACCTTAAGGGAAGTTCTTGGAAAATCATCATTTGATGAAATACTGTCAGAAAGGGAAAAGATAGGTGAATCAGCAAGGCAGATAATTGATGAGAAAACAGAACACTGGGGAGTAAAGGTATCATCCGTTGAAATCAGGGATGTGCTTGTTCCACAAACATTGCAGGATGCAATGTCAAGGCAGGCAGCTGCAGAGAGGGAGAGAAGGTCCAGGGTTACACTTGCCCTCGCAGAAGTTGAAGCGGCAGGAAAGATGGTGGATGCTGCAAAACAGTATGCAAACAACCCTACTGCTTTCCAGTTAAGATGGATGGATATAGTTTATCAGATAGGGCTTGAAGGAAAAGGTTCACTTATAATGATACCACAGAATGTACCAACAGTAGGCGATACTTCACAGTTCTTCACAGCAACTGCGTTAAACAATATATTGAGCAAAAGTACCGGCAATGTTGGTAACAGCACTAATTCCGGGAGTAAAGAGTAA
- a CDS encoding hydroxymethylglutaryl-CoA synthase, protein MSGIVSYGSYVPIYRIKPEEIARIWGDDPEKMKNNLFILSKSVPSPDEDVASISVEAARNALKRININPGDIGAIYVGSESHPYAVKPTATIVAAAIGMPLEYFAADYEFACKAGTAGMQNVKAMVDSGYIKYGIAIGSDTSQGAPGDALEYSASAGGTAMIIGKDNVIAEINDTLSVSTDTPDFWRREGEPYPRHGERFTGDPGYFKHVLAASKAMMERMGTKSSDYDYVVFHQPNGKFPTRAAKMLNFTEEQYKTGLLTPYIGNTYSGSTMTGLSAILDEAKPGDRILAVSFGSGAGSDAFDITITENMKNYHRENAPGVRKMIENVKFIDYAIYTKFRKILVMGDSLE, encoded by the coding sequence ATGTCTGGAATTGTAAGTTACGGGTCATATGTTCCAATATACAGGATAAAACCAGAGGAAATTGCCAGGATATGGGGCGACGATCCGGAAAAAATGAAGAATAATCTATTTATATTAAGCAAATCGGTACCTTCACCGGATGAAGATGTTGCTTCTATTTCTGTGGAAGCGGCAAGAAATGCCCTTAAAAGAATAAATATAAATCCGGGAGATATTGGCGCTATTTATGTTGGTTCAGAGTCACATCCATATGCCGTTAAACCGACAGCCACCATAGTGGCAGCTGCAATAGGGATGCCGCTTGAATACTTTGCCGCAGATTATGAATTTGCATGCAAAGCAGGTACTGCCGGAATGCAGAATGTTAAGGCAATGGTTGATTCCGGTTATATCAAATATGGCATTGCTATTGGGTCAGATACATCACAGGGTGCTCCAGGGGATGCTCTGGAATACAGTGCATCTGCGGGCGGAACAGCAATGATTATCGGAAAGGATAATGTAATTGCAGAAATAAACGATACATTGTCAGTATCAACAGATACCCCTGATTTCTGGAGGAGGGAAGGAGAACCATATCCCCGTCATGGAGAAAGGTTTACAGGCGATCCCGGATACTTCAAGCACGTTTTAGCTGCCTCAAAGGCAATGATGGAAAGAATGGGAACAAAAAGCAGCGATTATGATTATGTTGTATTTCACCAGCCAAATGGAAAATTCCCCACAAGGGCGGCAAAGATGCTTAATTTTACAGAAGAACAGTATAAAACTGGCCTTTTGACACCCTATATAGGGAATACATATTCAGGTTCTACAATGACCGGCCTATCAGCCATACTGGATGAAGCAAAACCGGGTGACAGGATTCTTGCAGTATCATTTGGTTCCGGTGCAGGCTCCGATGCCTTTGATATAACAATAACAGAAAATATGAAAAATTACCATCGTGAAAACGCTCCAGGTGTAAGAAAAATGATTGAAAATGTGAAATTCATAGATTATGCCATATATACAAAGTTTAGGAAAATACTGGTTATGGGTGATAGCCTTGAGTAA
- a CDS encoding thiolase domain-containing protein, which yields MIALSNEVYIIGAGETKFGELWDKSLRNLAVEAGLKAVEDAGIYSKDIDAIYGANSLAGIINMQENIGALIADFSGLSTEGIPSLRVESSTASGGAALRDAYLSIKSGEYDVVVVGGVEKMTDIHGSDILEKSSSILDREWEAFFGATPAAMAALIARKYMHDFGVEKEALSMFSVNDHLNGSKNPDAQFRNKLTIQQAMNSTAVADPLNMMDCSPMSDGAAAVVLASESFIKKNKREGVRILSSAVAEDYLSVGSRKSIYTLNSTKLAVEKALRKSGIKRNDISFMEVHDSFSIFGLLELEDLGFAEKGKAKDLVYDEIKLNGSIPVNPSGGLKAKGDPYGAVGVGQAVDAYRQLKGKAGDNQIKDAKYALLHNMAGTGTSSIIHILGE from the coding sequence GTGATAGCCTTGAGTAATGAAGTTTATATTATCGGCGCAGGTGAAACAAAGTTCGGTGAATTATGGGACAAATCGTTGAGAAATCTGGCAGTTGAAGCTGGATTGAAGGCAGTTGAGGATGCAGGGATTTATTCAAAAGATATCGATGCAATTTATGGTGCAAATTCACTTGCCGGAATCATAAACATGCAGGAAAATATAGGTGCCCTGATCGCTGACTTTTCAGGTTTATCCACTGAAGGAATACCTTCCTTAAGGGTAGAGTCATCTACAGCTTCCGGAGGCGCAGCGTTGAGGGACGCATACCTCTCCATAAAATCTGGAGAATATGACGTAGTTGTAGTTGGTGGCGTAGAAAAAATGACAGATATACACGGAAGTGACATACTTGAAAAATCGTCATCCATTCTGGATCGGGAATGGGAAGCCTTTTTTGGGGCTACGCCTGCAGCAATGGCAGCGCTTATAGCCAGGAAATATATGCACGATTTTGGAGTTGAGAAAGAAGCACTATCAATGTTTTCCGTAAACGACCATCTTAATGGTTCAAAAAACCCGGACGCACAGTTCAGGAATAAATTAACCATACAGCAGGCTATGAATTCAACTGCAGTTGCTGACCCACTGAATATGATGGATTGCTCTCCAATGAGCGATGGTGCAGCTGCAGTGGTTCTGGCTTCCGAGAGCTTCATTAAGAAGAACAAACGCGAGGGAGTACGCATTTTGAGCTCAGCCGTAGCAGAAGATTATCTCTCTGTCGGATCAAGAAAATCTATATACACATTGAACTCCACAAAGCTTGCAGTTGAAAAGGCATTGCGGAAATCTGGGATAAAAAGGAACGATATATCATTTATGGAGGTTCATGATTCATTTTCAATATTTGGCTTGCTGGAACTTGAAGACCTTGGATTCGCAGAAAAGGGCAAAGCAAAAGATCTTGTATACGATGAAATAAAGCTTAATGGCAGCATTCCTGTAAATCCCTCAGGCGGATTGAAAGCAAAGGGTGACCCATATGGTGCCGTTGGTGTTGGCCAGGCTGTAGATGCATACAGGCAGTTAAAGGGCAAGGCAGGCGATAACCAGATTAAGGATGCAAAATATGCACTTCTGCATAATATGGCTGGAACCGGGACATCGTCAATAATACATATACTGGGTGAATAA